From Cygnus atratus isolate AKBS03 ecotype Queensland, Australia chromosome 1, CAtr_DNAZoo_HiC_assembly, whole genome shotgun sequence, the proteins below share one genomic window:
- the MLC1 gene encoding membrane protein MLC1 isoform X4: MTREEGYREEFSYDRMPTLERGKQENGNYVPDIKSSDLQLSKRLHPCFIYRTWIFSLLMGTCLLITSGFSLYLGNIFPSEMDYLRCAAGSCIPSAVVSFAIARNKINVINFNLILLILLEIFMATTVIISARSTEDCCMRKKNTAYDSTIVTSNVSFPTRILKSYSVIEVIIGISSVFGGIIALNMDVLVSGPYLSVTFFWILVACFPSAIASHVAAEYPSKCLVEVLIAISSVTSPLLFTASGYLSFSIMQVVDIFKNYPPAVKQSYDVLLLLLMLMLLIQACLTIGTVIQCVNYKTKMKLQDLSWAESQVKKQEYRTTEVSNNTLKDFDKDKAWKAVVVQMAQ; encoded by the exons ATGACCAGGGAAGAAGGTTACAGAGAAGAATTTAGCTATGACAGAATGCCGACTTTGGAGCGGGGAAAGCAAGAGAATGGAAATTATGTACCAGATATCAAATCCAGTGACCTTCAGCTATCAAAGCGGCTGCATCCTTGCTTTATTTACAGAACATGGATCTTTTCTTTACTGATGGGC ACTTGCCTCCTTATTACTTCTGGATTTTCACTGTAtctgggaaatatttttccatctgaaatggATTATTTACGTTGTGCAGCAGGTTCA TGTATTCCTTCAGCAGTTGTGAGCTTTGCTATAGCaaggaataaaattaatgtg ATAAATTTCAACTTGATTCTGCTTATTCTGCTGGAAATCTTCATGGCAACTACCGTGATCATTTCAGCTAGATCTACTGAAGACTGCTGTATGCGAAAGAAA AATACTGCATATGACAGTACCATTGTTACAAGCAATGTCAGCTTTCCTACTCGAATTCTGAAGTCATACTCA GTAATTGAGGTGATTATTGGAATTTCATCAGTATTTGGTGGCATAATTGCTTTGAATATGGATGTTCTAGTCTCAGGTCCATATCTTTCGGTAACATTCTTTTGGATCTTAGTTGCT TGCTTTCCGAGTGCCATTGCAAGTCATGTGGCTGCTGAATATCCAAGTAAATGTCTG gTTGAGGTTCTGATTGCCATTAGCAGTGTCACCTCTCCATTGTTGTTCACAGCTTCTGGATACTTATCCTTCAGTATCATGCAAGTTGTagacatctttaaaaattatcCACCTGCTGttaaa CAATCTTATGATGTACTACTGTTACTTCTGATGTTGATGCTGCTAATTCAGGCATGCCTTACTATTGGAACTGTAATACAGTGTGTAAATtacaagacaaaaatgaaacttcaagATTTGTCCTGGGCAGAGTCACAGGTTAAAAAACAAGAATACAGAACAACAGAG gTTTCCAATAATACCTTAAAGGATTTTGACAAAGACAAAGCTTGGAAAGCAGTTGTGGTGCAGATGGCTCAGTAG
- the MLC1 gene encoding membrane protein MLC1 isoform X2, translated as MTREEGYREEFSYDRMPTLERGKQENGNYVPDIKSSDLQLSKRLHPCFIYRTWIFSLLMGTCLLITSGFSLYLGNIFPSEMDYLRCAAGSCIPSAVVSFAIARNKINVIPNFQILFVSTFAVTTTCLIWFGCKLVLNPSAININFNLILLILLEIFMATTVIISARSTEDCCMRKKNTAYDSTIVTSNVSFPTRILKSYSVIEVIIGISSVFGGIIALNMDVLVSGPYLSVTFFWILVAVEVLIAISSVTSPLLFTASGYLSFSIMQVVDIFKNYPPAVKQSYDVLLLLLMLMLLIQACLTIGTVIQCVNYKTKMKLQDLSWAESQVKKQEYRTTEVSNNTLKDFDKDKAWKAVVVQMAQ; from the exons ATGACCAGGGAAGAAGGTTACAGAGAAGAATTTAGCTATGACAGAATGCCGACTTTGGAGCGGGGAAAGCAAGAGAATGGAAATTATGTACCAGATATCAAATCCAGTGACCTTCAGCTATCAAAGCGGCTGCATCCTTGCTTTATTTACAGAACATGGATCTTTTCTTTACTGATGGGC ACTTGCCTCCTTATTACTTCTGGATTTTCACTGTAtctgggaaatatttttccatctgaaatggATTATTTACGTTGTGCAGCAGGTTCA TGTATTCCTTCAGCAGTTGTGAGCTTTGCTATAGCaaggaataaaattaatgtg ATACCCAATTTTCAGATTCTGTTTGTCTCTACATTTGCGGTTACAACAACATGTTTAATTTGGTTTGGATGCAAACTTGTCCTAAATCCATCAGCTATAAAT ATAAATTTCAACTTGATTCTGCTTATTCTGCTGGAAATCTTCATGGCAACTACCGTGATCATTTCAGCTAGATCTACTGAAGACTGCTGTATGCGAAAGAAA AATACTGCATATGACAGTACCATTGTTACAAGCAATGTCAGCTTTCCTACTCGAATTCTGAAGTCATACTCA GTAATTGAGGTGATTATTGGAATTTCATCAGTATTTGGTGGCATAATTGCTTTGAATATGGATGTTCTAGTCTCAGGTCCATATCTTTCGGTAACATTCTTTTGGATCTTAGTTGCT gTTGAGGTTCTGATTGCCATTAGCAGTGTCACCTCTCCATTGTTGTTCACAGCTTCTGGATACTTATCCTTCAGTATCATGCAAGTTGTagacatctttaaaaattatcCACCTGCTGttaaa CAATCTTATGATGTACTACTGTTACTTCTGATGTTGATGCTGCTAATTCAGGCATGCCTTACTATTGGAACTGTAATACAGTGTGTAAATtacaagacaaaaatgaaacttcaagATTTGTCCTGGGCAGAGTCACAGGTTAAAAAACAAGAATACAGAACAACAGAG gTTTCCAATAATACCTTAAAGGATTTTGACAAAGACAAAGCTTGGAAAGCAGTTGTGGTGCAGATGGCTCAGTAG
- the MLC1 gene encoding membrane protein MLC1 isoform X1 — MTREEGYREEFSYDRMPTLERGKQENGNYVPDIKSSDLQLSKRLHPCFIYRTWIFSLLMGTCLLITSGFSLYLGNIFPSEMDYLRCAAGSCIPSAVVSFAIARNKINVIPNFQILFVSTFAVTTTCLIWFGCKLVLNPSAININFNLILLILLEIFMATTVIISARSTEDCCMRKKNTAYDSTIVTSNVSFPTRILKSYSVIEVIIGISSVFGGIIALNMDVLVSGPYLSVTFFWILVACFPSAIASHVAAEYPSKCLVEVLIAISSVTSPLLFTASGYLSFSIMQVVDIFKNYPPAVKQSYDVLLLLLMLMLLIQACLTIGTVIQCVNYKTKMKLQDLSWAESQVKKQEYRTTEVSNNTLKDFDKDKAWKAVVVQMAQ; from the exons ATGACCAGGGAAGAAGGTTACAGAGAAGAATTTAGCTATGACAGAATGCCGACTTTGGAGCGGGGAAAGCAAGAGAATGGAAATTATGTACCAGATATCAAATCCAGTGACCTTCAGCTATCAAAGCGGCTGCATCCTTGCTTTATTTACAGAACATGGATCTTTTCTTTACTGATGGGC ACTTGCCTCCTTATTACTTCTGGATTTTCACTGTAtctgggaaatatttttccatctgaaatggATTATTTACGTTGTGCAGCAGGTTCA TGTATTCCTTCAGCAGTTGTGAGCTTTGCTATAGCaaggaataaaattaatgtg ATACCCAATTTTCAGATTCTGTTTGTCTCTACATTTGCGGTTACAACAACATGTTTAATTTGGTTTGGATGCAAACTTGTCCTAAATCCATCAGCTATAAAT ATAAATTTCAACTTGATTCTGCTTATTCTGCTGGAAATCTTCATGGCAACTACCGTGATCATTTCAGCTAGATCTACTGAAGACTGCTGTATGCGAAAGAAA AATACTGCATATGACAGTACCATTGTTACAAGCAATGTCAGCTTTCCTACTCGAATTCTGAAGTCATACTCA GTAATTGAGGTGATTATTGGAATTTCATCAGTATTTGGTGGCATAATTGCTTTGAATATGGATGTTCTAGTCTCAGGTCCATATCTTTCGGTAACATTCTTTTGGATCTTAGTTGCT TGCTTTCCGAGTGCCATTGCAAGTCATGTGGCTGCTGAATATCCAAGTAAATGTCTG gTTGAGGTTCTGATTGCCATTAGCAGTGTCACCTCTCCATTGTTGTTCACAGCTTCTGGATACTTATCCTTCAGTATCATGCAAGTTGTagacatctttaaaaattatcCACCTGCTGttaaa CAATCTTATGATGTACTACTGTTACTTCTGATGTTGATGCTGCTAATTCAGGCATGCCTTACTATTGGAACTGTAATACAGTGTGTAAATtacaagacaaaaatgaaacttcaagATTTGTCCTGGGCAGAGTCACAGGTTAAAAAACAAGAATACAGAACAACAGAG gTTTCCAATAATACCTTAAAGGATTTTGACAAAGACAAAGCTTGGAAAGCAGTTGTGGTGCAGATGGCTCAGTAG
- the MLC1 gene encoding membrane protein MLC1 isoform X3, with amino-acid sequence MTREEGYREEFSYDRMPTLERGKQENGNYVPDIKSSDLQLSKRLHPCFIYRTWIFSLLMGCIPSAVVSFAIARNKINVIPNFQILFVSTFAVTTTCLIWFGCKLVLNPSAININFNLILLILLEIFMATTVIISARSTEDCCMRKKNTAYDSTIVTSNVSFPTRILKSYSVIEVIIGISSVFGGIIALNMDVLVSGPYLSVTFFWILVACFPSAIASHVAAEYPSKCLVEVLIAISSVTSPLLFTASGYLSFSIMQVVDIFKNYPPAVKQSYDVLLLLLMLMLLIQACLTIGTVIQCVNYKTKMKLQDLSWAESQVKKQEYRTTEVSNNTLKDFDKDKAWKAVVVQMAQ; translated from the exons ATGACCAGGGAAGAAGGTTACAGAGAAGAATTTAGCTATGACAGAATGCCGACTTTGGAGCGGGGAAAGCAAGAGAATGGAAATTATGTACCAGATATCAAATCCAGTGACCTTCAGCTATCAAAGCGGCTGCATCCTTGCTTTATTTACAGAACATGGATCTTTTCTTTACTGATGGGC TGTATTCCTTCAGCAGTTGTGAGCTTTGCTATAGCaaggaataaaattaatgtg ATACCCAATTTTCAGATTCTGTTTGTCTCTACATTTGCGGTTACAACAACATGTTTAATTTGGTTTGGATGCAAACTTGTCCTAAATCCATCAGCTATAAAT ATAAATTTCAACTTGATTCTGCTTATTCTGCTGGAAATCTTCATGGCAACTACCGTGATCATTTCAGCTAGATCTACTGAAGACTGCTGTATGCGAAAGAAA AATACTGCATATGACAGTACCATTGTTACAAGCAATGTCAGCTTTCCTACTCGAATTCTGAAGTCATACTCA GTAATTGAGGTGATTATTGGAATTTCATCAGTATTTGGTGGCATAATTGCTTTGAATATGGATGTTCTAGTCTCAGGTCCATATCTTTCGGTAACATTCTTTTGGATCTTAGTTGCT TGCTTTCCGAGTGCCATTGCAAGTCATGTGGCTGCTGAATATCCAAGTAAATGTCTG gTTGAGGTTCTGATTGCCATTAGCAGTGTCACCTCTCCATTGTTGTTCACAGCTTCTGGATACTTATCCTTCAGTATCATGCAAGTTGTagacatctttaaaaattatcCACCTGCTGttaaa CAATCTTATGATGTACTACTGTTACTTCTGATGTTGATGCTGCTAATTCAGGCATGCCTTACTATTGGAACTGTAATACAGTGTGTAAATtacaagacaaaaatgaaacttcaagATTTGTCCTGGGCAGAGTCACAGGTTAAAAAACAAGAATACAGAACAACAGAG gTTTCCAATAATACCTTAAAGGATTTTGACAAAGACAAAGCTTGGAAAGCAGTTGTGGTGCAGATGGCTCAGTAG
- the MLC1 gene encoding membrane protein MLC1 isoform X5: MTREEGYREEFSYDRMPTLERGKQENGNYVPDIKSSDLQLSKRLHPCFIYRTWIFSLLMGTCLLITSGFSLYLGNIFPSEMDYLRCAAGSINFNLILLILLEIFMATTVIISARSTEDCCMRKKNTAYDSTIVTSNVSFPTRILKSYSVIEVIIGISSVFGGIIALNMDVLVSGPYLSVTFFWILVACFPSAIASHVAAEYPSKCLVEVLIAISSVTSPLLFTASGYLSFSIMQVVDIFKNYPPAVKQSYDVLLLLLMLMLLIQACLTIGTVIQCVNYKTKMKLQDLSWAESQVKKQEYRTTEVSNNTLKDFDKDKAWKAVVVQMAQ; encoded by the exons ATGACCAGGGAAGAAGGTTACAGAGAAGAATTTAGCTATGACAGAATGCCGACTTTGGAGCGGGGAAAGCAAGAGAATGGAAATTATGTACCAGATATCAAATCCAGTGACCTTCAGCTATCAAAGCGGCTGCATCCTTGCTTTATTTACAGAACATGGATCTTTTCTTTACTGATGGGC ACTTGCCTCCTTATTACTTCTGGATTTTCACTGTAtctgggaaatatttttccatctgaaatggATTATTTACGTTGTGCAGCAGGTTCA ATAAATTTCAACTTGATTCTGCTTATTCTGCTGGAAATCTTCATGGCAACTACCGTGATCATTTCAGCTAGATCTACTGAAGACTGCTGTATGCGAAAGAAA AATACTGCATATGACAGTACCATTGTTACAAGCAATGTCAGCTTTCCTACTCGAATTCTGAAGTCATACTCA GTAATTGAGGTGATTATTGGAATTTCATCAGTATTTGGTGGCATAATTGCTTTGAATATGGATGTTCTAGTCTCAGGTCCATATCTTTCGGTAACATTCTTTTGGATCTTAGTTGCT TGCTTTCCGAGTGCCATTGCAAGTCATGTGGCTGCTGAATATCCAAGTAAATGTCTG gTTGAGGTTCTGATTGCCATTAGCAGTGTCACCTCTCCATTGTTGTTCACAGCTTCTGGATACTTATCCTTCAGTATCATGCAAGTTGTagacatctttaaaaattatcCACCTGCTGttaaa CAATCTTATGATGTACTACTGTTACTTCTGATGTTGATGCTGCTAATTCAGGCATGCCTTACTATTGGAACTGTAATACAGTGTGTAAATtacaagacaaaaatgaaacttcaagATTTGTCCTGGGCAGAGTCACAGGTTAAAAAACAAGAATACAGAACAACAGAG gTTTCCAATAATACCTTAAAGGATTTTGACAAAGACAAAGCTTGGAAAGCAGTTGTGGTGCAGATGGCTCAGTAG